One segment of Penaeus vannamei isolate JL-2024 chromosome 3, ASM4276789v1, whole genome shotgun sequence DNA contains the following:
- the LOC113813743 gene encoding uncharacterized protein isoform X1, whose product MYCGVILTLVAVAAKESAERGNIVMKMMIMMIQARRGIVKIPSSLNSPHVLMMAIMMVYQTDKVESLLSLLRQRTQLFGTFHTRTSLTLGECLSGDLHLPLEQALRTQPPLPRPDASDTPEGGSNFYTRGEPPHKRTLLITRSERERQRTDDDTQGLARHLSALGTLKDRGFIGILYLPSVINLQFRISFIHVHYGHPFSFISGAKRWSYVHN is encoded by the exons ATGTACTGCGGTGTGATTTTAAcccttgttgctgttgctgcaaaGGAAAGCGCAGAAAGA gggaatatagtgatgaaaatgatgataatgatgattcaagCAAGAAGGGGGATTGTGAAGATTCCGTCATCTCTCAACAGCCCTCACGTTCTG ATGATGGCGATTATGATGGTTTATCAGACTGACAAAG TCGAATCCCTCCTCAGTTTACTTCGCCAGAGGACGCAGCTGTTTGGCACCTTCCACACTCGAACCTCTTTGACCTTAGGTGAATGCCTTTCGGGTGACCtgcatctccccctcgagcaagccctGCGAACTCAACCCCCTCTGCCACGGCCGGATGCATCTGACACTCCAGAGGGCGGAAGCAACTTCTACACCCGTGgggagccgccgcataaaaggacacttCTCATCacacggagcgagagagagagacaacggacAGACGACGACACACAGGGTCTAGCTCGTCACCTatccgccctcggcaccctgAAAGACAGGGGGTTTATTGGGATCTTATATCTACCTTCAGTAATAAACCTACAATTCAGGATCTCTTTCATTCACGTCCACTATGGTCACCCTTTTTCGTTCATATCTGGTGCCAAACGGTGGTCCTACGTTCATAACTGA
- the LOC113813743 gene encoding uncharacterized protein isoform X2 — MYCGVILTLVAVAAKESAERGNIVMKMMIMMIQARRGIVKIPSSLNSPHVLMMAIMMVYQTDKGECLSGDLHLPLEQALRTQPPLPRPDASDTPEGGSNFYTRGEPPHKRTLLITRSERERQRTDDDTQGLARHLSALGTLKDRGFIGILYLPSVINLQFRISFIHVHYGHPFSFISGAKRWSYVHN, encoded by the exons ATGTACTGCGGTGTGATTTTAAcccttgttgctgttgctgcaaaGGAAAGCGCAGAAAGA gggaatatagtgatgaaaatgatgataatgatgattcaagCAAGAAGGGGGATTGTGAAGATTCCGTCATCTCTCAACAGCCCTCACGTTCTG ATGATGGCGATTATGATGGTTTATCAGACTGACAAAG GTGAATGCCTTTCGGGTGACCtgcatctccccctcgagcaagccctGCGAACTCAACCCCCTCTGCCACGGCCGGATGCATCTGACACTCCAGAGGGCGGAAGCAACTTCTACACCCGTGgggagccgccgcataaaaggacacttCTCATCacacggagcgagagagagagacaacggacAGACGACGACACACAGGGTCTAGCTCGTCACCTatccgccctcggcaccctgAAAGACAGGGGGTTTATTGGGATCTTATATCTACCTTCAGTAATAAACCTACAATTCAGGATCTCTTTCATTCACGTCCACTATGGTCACCCTTTTTCGTTCATATCTGGTGCCAAACGGTGGTCCTACGTTCATAACTGA
- the LOC113813743 gene encoding uncharacterized protein isoform X3 produces the protein MYCGVILTLVAVAAKESAERGNIVMKMMIMMIQARRGIVKIPSSLNSPHVLMMAIMMVYQTDKGDCCDDSEDNEQTTGQVNVVSSQPTNGVT, from the exons ATGTACTGCGGTGTGATTTTAAcccttgttgctgttgctgcaaaGGAAAGCGCAGAAAGA gggaatatagtgatgaaaatgatgataatgatgattcaagCAAGAAGGGGGATTGTGAAGATTCCGTCATCTCTCAACAGCCCTCACGTTCTG ATGATGGCGATTATGATGGTTTATCAGACTGACAAAG GTGACTGTTGTGACGACTCTGAAGATAATGAACAAACGACTGGCCAAGTTAACGTCGTTTCTAGTCAGCCAACGAATGGTGTTACATGA